One region of Archocentrus centrarchus isolate MPI-CPG fArcCen1 chromosome 6, fArcCen1, whole genome shotgun sequence genomic DNA includes:
- the tsg101a gene encoding tumor susceptibility 101a: protein MSVVNESALKKMLKQYKYRDLTVREITNVISQYKDLKPVMDAYVFNDGSTRDLMSLTGTVPVSYRGNVYNIPVCLWLLDTYPYNPPICFVKPTSAMMIKTGKHIDANGKIYLPYLHEWKHPQSDLYGLIQVMIVVFGEEPPVFSRPTTQAPYQAFQAAGPPNSSYMPGMPAVSPYGPNPNSGGYPGYQYPGGNSYPATAGPAHYPTQTPVSTVGPNRDGTIGEDTIRASLISAVSDKLRWRMKEEMDRAQAELDALKRTEEDLKKGHQKLEEMISRLDQEVTEVDRNIELLKRKDEELTEALEKMENQSENNDIDDVIVPTAPLYKQILNLYAEENAIEDTIFYLGEALRRGVIDLEVFLKHVRLLSRKQFQLRALMQKARKTAGLSDLY, encoded by the exons atgtcagtggtcaACGAAAGTGCCCTGAAGAAAATGCTAAAG CAATACAAATACAGAGATCTGACTGTTCGTGAGATAACCAATGTCATCTCCCAGTACAAGGATTTGAAGCCAGTAATGGATGCTTATG tatttaatgATGGCTCCACAAGAGATCTGATGAGCTTGACAGGAACTGTTCCTGTGAGCTACAGAG GTAATGTCTATAACATTCCAGTGTGTTTGTGGCTGCTGGACACGTATCCCTACAACCCTCCTATATGTTTCGTCAAACCTACCAGCGCTATGATGATCAAAACTGGCAAGCACATAGATGCTAATGGCAAGATCTACCTGCCGTATCTACATGAGTGGAAGCAT CCTCAGTCAGACCTGTATGGTCTGATTCAGGTGATGATTGTGGTGTTTGGAGAGGAGCCCCCTGTGTTTTCTCGTCCCACCACACAAGCCCCCTACCAAGCCTTTCAAGCAGCTGGACCCCCTAATT CTTCCTACATGCCTGGCATGCCTGCGGTCTCACCATATGGCCCAAATCCTAACTCTGG AGGCTACCCAGGTTACCAGTACCCAGGGGGGAACTCTTATCCAGCCACTGCTGGACCTGCACACTACCCCACCCAGACTCCAGTTTCCACAGTGG GCCCAAACAGAGATGGCACCATCGGTGAGGACACCATCCGTGCATCCCTGATTTCAGCTGTGAGTGACAAGTTGcgctggaggatgaaggaggagATGGACAGAGCTCAGGCTGAGTTGGATGCCCTGAAGCGAACAGAAGAGGACCTGAAGAAAGGACATCAGAAACTAGAAGAGATGATCTCAAGACTGGACCAGGAAGTG ACTGAAGTTGACAGGAACATTGAGCTGCTGAAGAGAAAAGACGAGGAGCTGACTGAGGCCTTGGAGAAAATGGAGAACCAGTCAGAGAACAATGACATTGATGACGTCATTGTGCCCACAGCTCCGTTGTACAAACAGATCCTGAACCTGTATGCTGAAGAGAATGCAATTGAAGACACAATCTTCTACCTGGGAGAAGCCCTCCGCAGGGGCGTCATAGACCTGGAAGTTTTTCTCAAG CACGTACGCCTTCTGTCCAGGAAGCAGTTTCAGCTTCGTGCGCTTATGCAAAAAGCCCGCAAGACTGCTGGGC